From the genome of Leptolyngbyaceae cyanobacterium:
TATCGGCTCTGTTTGGCCAAATTCCCCTAGAAGCTACTGGCGGTTTGCATACCCAAAAAGGTTATGACATTGCCGCCCAAATTCCCAGTATTCCGATCGCAAATATCGTTCAAACTCTCAATTTAAAACCCCCAGTCCCAGTCAACGGGCAAGTAAAAGCGGGTATCAAGTTAACCGGGCCGATCCAAGCTCCGGTTCTGTTAGGTGAATTTGCCACAACTAGTCCAACGCTAGTTGACAAACTGACATTTAGTTCATTAGGCGCTCGCTTTGCTTTAGCACCAACTAGTAACGAATTAGCGATCGCCAACATTGACGCAAAACCAGCAGTAGGCGGTCAAATCACCGGGAAAGGTCAAATCAAACTAGGGCAACAAGGCGGATTAGTATTCGACCTGCAAGCCCAAAACGTCCCAGCAGAACCGATCGCGCAGCTATACGGTACAAACATCCCCGCAGGCATCAAAATCGGCAACGTTACCGCCAAAGCCCAAGTATTTGGCCCCTTAAACGACATCCGCACCGTAGCGCGTTGGCAAGCGCCCCAAGCTACCTATGCCGGCAGTGGAGAAATCATCGTAGCTAGAGGGCAAACCGTATTGCGGGATGCTACCTTTAACGTTCCAGGCGGTACAGTGCAAGCGGCTGCGGCTATTGGCGGTGGAAAATGGGAATTGCTAGTGGAAACTCCCCGTTTGCCAGTTAGTAGCGTGTTAGCGCTTACCCAGACTGGGACAGAGGGCAGGGGACAGGGGGCAGGAGAGCAAGCAGACATACCCCTCCCGATTCGGCAAGGGGTGATTAGTGGAAGGGCGAAATTAAACGGAAATCAGGGTTCTTTTGCACTAGGGGATATTCAAGCGATCGCAGAAGGAAATTTGCAAGCAGCAGGTGGTAATATCCAACTGCGGCGAGGAGCTTTACAATCAGGTCGCTGGCAAGCATTAGTAACTACTTCTGGCGTTCAATTAAGTCGTTTTCCACAAACACCCCAACAATTACAAGGCGCAACATTTAATAACGGACAATTTCAACTAGCAGGAACCGTTGATTCATTTGCGCTTCCCGACATTCAAGCAATCGGTAAAGGCACCCTTAATGTCGCAGGCGGAAACTTGCAAATACTCCAAGCAGGACTCCGCAATGGCAATTGGGAAGCGATCGTCAGCGCTAACAGCATAAACCTATCAAGATTTGCCCAAATACCGCCACAAGTACAAAGCGCATTTAACGGTCGTTTCCGGCTAGCCGGAAACTTACAATCCAGCGATATTAATAACATTAAAGCTATTGGAGAAGGAAACATTCAAATCGCTGGCGGTCGAGTACAAATCCGCCAATTACAACTTAATGAAGGTAATTTACAAGCATTAGTTAATGCCTCTGGAGTACAACTCGGTCGTTTTCCCCAAGTCCCTCCACAGCTACGAGGTTCTTTTAGCGGCGACCTAAAAGTAGCGGGAAATCTCGATAACTTAACAGCACCAGAAGGGCAGCAACCTTTATCTCAAATAGAAGCAATTGCGAGAGGAAATCTCCAAATTGCAGGCGGCAACATTCAAATTCAGCAAGCGCAATTAACTCAAGGTAACTGGCGAGCATTAGTTGGCGTTTCTAACGTACAAATAGCGCGTTTTCCCCAAGTACCAAATCAATTACAAGGTTCCTTTACCGGTCGGGCAGTAATATCGGGCAACCTCGACACTTTAACACCACAACCTAACGAATCGCCTTTAAATCAAATTGAAGCCGCAGCCGAAGGCACGCTGCAAATTGCTGGCGGTAATGTTCGCATTCAGCAAGCAGTATTAAATCAAGGAAATTGGGAAGCATTAATTGCCGCTTCAGGCGTACAACTCGCACGCTTACCCCAAGTACCCGCACAGTTTAGAGGGACTTTTAACGGTCGAGCCAAATTAGCAGGAAATATTGCCACTCTTACGACTCCATCTAAAGAGTCGCCTTTATCACAAATTCAAGCTATTGCTGAAGGAAATTTACGATTTCCGAGCGGTAATTTGCAAATTCGCCAAGCCCAACTCGAACGAGGAAATTGGCAAGCTAATGTAGTAGCTTCAAACGTGCAACTGGGAAATTTTCCGCAAGTGCCAAAGCAGTTTCAAGGAGCTTTTAGCGGTCAATTATTATTAGCAGGTAATCTCGATACATTCACAGCTACACCAAATCGATCGCCTTTATCTCAAATTCAAGCAGCCGTCCGCGAAGGAAACTTACAAATTGCTGGCGGCAACATCCAAATTCGACAAGCGGAATTAAATAAAGGAAATTTGCAGGCAGATGTTTCCCTATCGCAAGTGCAACTCGATCGCTTTAATCAACAATTAAGAGGAAGAATTAGTGGAGATTTACAATTTGCAGGTAATGTTAATGCTTTGACTGCAAGGGGTAGTTCGCCTTTACCAGACATTAAAGCTGCCGGACAAATCAGTTTATCTCAAGGCGTAGCGGCTATTAACGGGCCGCTAACCGCTTCTTTTCAATGGAATGGAACACAATTACTTATTCAACAAGCTTCTGCTCCTGGTTTAAATGCCAGCGGTATAGTAGCAGCTAATTTTAATCGAAATGGTACGCCAAATATTACCGCTGTCGATTTAAATGTAAATGCCAGAGATTTTAATTTGCAAACTTTGCCAATTCAACTTCCTAATAATATAAATGTTGCTGGGAGAGTTGATTTTAACGGTCGCATATCGGGAACGCCAAATGCTCCCAATGCCGCAGGTGATTTGCAATTAAGAAACTTTGCCATTGATGGTTTAGCTTTCGACCCGGTTTTAAGGGGTAACGTGCAAGTAACGGCAGCAGGAGGGGTTAGATTAGATATTGCCGGCACGGAAGATAGAATTGCCGTCGAATTGGATCGAAATTATAGTCCTGTTTCTTTTATCGTCCGCCGCGACGGTGCTTTAGCGCAAGGGAGAAAAGAAGGCGATTTATTATTAGTAAATGTGGAAAGTTTCCCGATCGCAACTTTAACGAGTTTGGCCCAAAGGTTGGGACAAGTACCTAATCAACTTGCCAATCAACCAATTACCGGGCAACTTTCCGGTAACTTTGCGGTCAATTTAGAGCAGAGAACGGTGAGTGGTAGTAATGTGGCGATCGCGCAACCAACTATAGGAGAATTAAAAGCAGATTTAGTTTCGGCTGATTCGCTTTCTTATGCTAATGGAATTACGGAAATTAATAACGCCAGATTGCAACAAGGTGAAAGCGTTTATAACTTAAATGCCCGAATAACTCCTACTGATTTTGTGGCGAGAGTACAAATTGATGAAGGAAAAATTCAAAACGTTTTAGCGACGTTAAATTTGTTTAATTTACGCACTGGCGCAGCTAGTAGGGGAGGTTTTGCTAGTGCGAGAAATCTAGAATTAGTACCTGTTGGCATCCCAAACGCGCCTTTAATATCTCAACTGCGACGCTTTTCCGAAATTGAAGCTTTGCTAGCGCAACAACGCACTCGCCGCGAACAAGCTTCCCCGATTCCAGATATTGCCGAATTAAAAGGTGATTTTCGCGGCACGATCGCTATTTCTGGAGATTTACCGAACAGTACCGCCACTTTACCGAATGATTTGCGCGTCAGTTTTGATTTTAGCGGTGATAATTGGCAGTTGGGCGATTACAGAGCCGAAAAAGTTGTTGCCCAAGGCAGTTTAGAAAATGGTGCTTTGCGGTTTAATCCCGTGCAATTGCAATTAAATGGTGCATCGTTAGCTTTCTCTGGAATTGTGGGAGTCCAGCAACAATCCGGTCAATTAATAGTGCAGAATTTCCCGGTTGAATTGCTGAATAATTTTGTTGCTTTACCTGTTGCGGTTACGGGGAAATTAAATGGGGTGGCCGATCTAAAGGGTACTTTAGAAAACCCAGAAATAAATGGAGATCTTACTTTAGTACAGGGAACTTTAAACGGTACTCAAGTACAGTCAGCCAAAGCAGAATTTACTTATGATGATGCTCGGTTAACTTTTAATTCTCAAATAGCAATCCAACAAAATCAGCCGATTTTAATTGCTGGTAGCGTACCTTATCAATTGCCTTTTTCTTCCGTTCAACCTGATAATAATTTAATCAGCTTGGATGTAAACGTACAAAATGAAGGTTTAGGCTTATTAAATTTGTTAACTAGAAGACAAGTACAGTGGAAAGCGGGACAAGGCAATGCTCAGTTGCAGGTACGGGGTACTTTATCCGAACCGCAAATTACCGGGATTGCCCAAGTGCAGAACGCTACCCTGGAGGCTGTGGCGCTACCGGAACCTCTGACGGACGTGAGGGGAACCGTGCGATTTGAAGGCGATCGCATTATCGTAGATAACGTCGCAGGTAAATTTAGTCAAGGCGCAGTGACAGCCCAAGGAATTATCCCGATTTCCAGAGCTTTATCTCAACCAGCGCAAAACCTAGCTAATCCTTTAACTGTTAATTTAAATCAATTAGGAATTAATTTGAAAGGGTTATACAGAGGTGGCGTAAACGGTAATTTAGTAGTTACTGGCGCTGCATTAGAACCGAGAATTAGCGGTGTATTACAACTAAGTAATGGCGAGATTTTCCTCGGCGAAAGAAACCCCCAAGTAACTACTGTTAGTCAAACAACTGCTGCCAATCAGCCTACATCAGGTACTCTTTCATCTCCAGTTTTAGAGCTTAACGATTTACAGTTAATTTTACAAGACAACGTGCGCGTTACTAGACCGCCATTATTCAGTTTTGTAGCTAACGGTAACTTAACAGTAAATGGATTGCTAAACGACCTCCGTCCCCAAGGTACGATTCAGTTAAGACGAGGAGAAGTTAATTTATTCGTTACTCAGTTTAGTCTCGATCGCGGTTACGAACAAACCGCTACCTTTACCCCAGAATATGGACTCGACCCGATTTTAGATGTTCGATTAGCTACTACCGTACCTGAAGTAACGGGTTCTCGATTGCCAGCTTCTCCGATTTCCTCGGAAATTGCTGATGTACCAACTACGGGATTTTTTGGCAGCGTAGAAACAGTTCGCGTTGTTGCTAGAGTGGAAGGGCTAGCCAGCCAATTAGCTGATAGCTTGGAATTAACTAGTACTCCACCCCGTAGCGAATCAGAAATCGTTGCCTTGATTGGCGGTGGATTCGTCCAAAATTTGGGTCGGGGAGATAGTACTTTAGGATTAGCAAACTTAGCAGGTTCGGCTTTACTTTCTAACCAGCAAGTTCAAGGTACGATTACTGCGATCGGACAAGCAATTGGTTTAAGTGAATTGCGTTTATTCCCCACTGCAATTACTTCCGATCGAGATGGCAGAACTCGCGGTTCAACGCTAGGTTTAGCAGCAGAAGCAGTCATCGATATTACTGATAGTCTTTCTGCCTCCGTATCGAAAGTAATCACTACTCAACAACCGTTCCGGTATAACCTCCGCTATCGAGTAAATCCGAATATTTTGCTACGTGGTTCTACCGATTTATCTGGCGATACTAGAGCTTTAATCGAGTATGAAAAACGGTTTTAATCATTGGTTATTTGTCATTTGTCATTTGTCATTGGTTTGTAGTGAGGAATTTAGTCATCCCAGTGCTTTAGTTTAATGACTAAAGTCCTTACTACAAACTATATTTATAGAAGGACAAATGATATCAACGCTAATTAATTCTATTTGGTAAGTTTGAAAGTTTAAGATTTAAAATCGACAATCCCAAAATTACTAAAAATAACACTAAACCGATCGTACAGGCATAGCTGATTTCCAAATTTTGAAAGGCTTGTTCGTAAAGATAATAAACGATCGTTTTCGAGCTATTTCTCGGCCCTCCTTGAGTCATGATATAAACTTCTTCAAAAACTTTCGTAGCAGAAATAGCCGAAATGACCGCTACTAAAAATAAATAAGGCTTCATTAACGGCACGGTAATGTCGAGGTGTTTCCGAATCCCATCAGAACCATCAATAGCGGCTGCTTCATATAATTCATTAGAAATTGATTGCAGTCCTGCTAGATAAATAATCATGTAGTAACCTAATCCTTTCCAAATAGTTACTGCCATCACGCTGTAAATTGCCCATTTCGGACTGGTTAGCCAAGGAATACCGTCTTTGAGTCCGATTTGCGCTAGCATTTGGTTGAGCAAACCATTTTCTGCATAAAGCCATTTCCACGCAATACCAGCCACTACCATTGAAATAATTACCGGCGTATAGTAAAACGCTCTAAACCAGTTAATTCCGCGCAGTTTTTGGTTGACTAAAATTGCCAAACCTAAAGGAAAAACTACTAAAATCGGCACTACGCAAACCAGATACAACAGGGTATTTCCTAAAGTTTGCCAAAAAACGCGATCGGCTAATAAACGGCGGTAATTAGCCAAGCCGATCCATTGGGGTGACTGGCTGAGGTCGATGTAATTGGTTAATGACAGGTAAAAAGCTTGACAAACAGGCCAAAATACGGTTAGCACTAAGATTAAAAGGGCTGGTAGTAGAAATACGTAAGGCGTCAACTGTTTTCTCATGGGATTTCCGTATATTCTTGGGTACAGAGATCGTTTGTGAAGTTTATGTAAATTCTTACACGGTCAGGGAACGATCGCCTAACTTTTGACAGTCGATATCACTGTATTTAATAGCTTATTACCTGTAACGCTTTCAGTATTAGGTTTGGTGACATCAAGCTATTAAATTGTGAATCGGTGCTATCTATGAAACGGATATAAGCTATCAGCAGGGTGTGATTAAACTGCTGTTTCACCAGCACTGTTAAAGAAAGCTACTAGTTAGAAAATAAATCAAATTTTGCTCCTTTTAATTATTCGCAGTCGTGAAAAAAGATCGGCTAATTTTGATTTGCGATCGCAAATTAATAAAAAAGGCGATCGTCCTACATTCCGCAGGAAAAACTAACATCTAAAATCCCAATAAATTGACGGAATTAATTAAATTCCGCCAAATTTTGCTTGCCAAAGGTGCATTTGCCAAAGGTCGCTTTCATTAAAGCACTACCAGTACAAACTCTTTACTCTTGGTGAGTATTAGATTATGGCAAAAACCCTTCATCAATCTGCTCAAATCGCTTTTATCGATTCTAATGTTAGCGATCGCGAAACTTTAATTAACAATATTTTTTCAGACATTCAAGTAGTTATACTCGATGCCAATCGAGACGGTGTAGAACAAATTACCGAAGTATTATCAGGCGGAAATTATTCAGCAATTCACATTATCTCTCACGGCAGTTCTAACAATTTACAATTAGGAATTGCACAACTAAATTCAGAAAACTTAACCACCTCATACGAAGCGTCTATCGCCAAATGGCGAGACAGCCTGACCCCTAATGCAGATATTTTATTATATGGTTGTAAAGTAGTAGAAAATAATCAATCCTTAATCGAAAAAATTGCCCGACTTACGGGTGCTGATGTTGCCGCTTCCGATGATTTCACTGGAAACTCCGCACTTGGCGGCGATTGGGATTTAGAAATTAAAACCGGGTTAATTGAAACACCCCTAGCATTTCAAATAGGGGTAATGGAAACTTATAACGCCGTTTTGGGAACCACCATCAACGTCACCAATATTAGCGAATTGATTCAGGCAATTAATGATGCTAATAGCGAGGTGGGTATTTACGCTGGTGCTGACACTATTAACTTAGCTGCTGGGACTTACACTTTAACATCAGCTAGCGATACTAGCGATACTAATTGGGGAAAAACGGGTCTGCCGAGAATCACATCTCAAATTACCATCAACGGAAATGGTGCGGTTATTGATGGGGGTTTTCAAGATTGGCGTATTTTCCGAGTTGATACTGCTGTCGGCAACCTGGCACTTAACGATATTACTGTTCAGAACGCACGAGTTCAAACTGGCATCTTTGGGGGTGACGCTGGCGCACTTTTGAACACTGGCGGTATCATCACGATCAATAACAGCACTTTTACCGGGAACCAAGCAAATGACGACGGTGGTGCTATTGTCAATTTTCAAGGCACTATAACTATTGAAAATAGCACCATTAGTAATAATAAAGCACAGGGCGGTGGAACAGCCGGTGGTGGAGGAATCGAAAATCAAGCTGGTACGTTAAACCTTATTAACAGCACTATCAGCAATAATATTTCTGAAGGTAGCGGAACGGATGGTGGCGGCGGTATTCGCAATCGTGGCGGTGGCATCGTACAGATTACAAATAGCACCATTGCTTTTAATAAAGCTACTACTAATGGTGGAGGTTTACTCAACATTGACGGTAATGTTACTGTTAGTAACTCCCTAATTACTAGAAACACTTTCAATAGCAACCTCAATGTTTCGGGTGCGGATGTTGCTGGCACATTCAGTAGCAGTGGTTACAACTTAATAGGCAATGCAGATGGCGGCAGTGGTTTCACTTCCACAGGGGATATAACTGGTACATCTGCAACCTTGCTCGACCCTTTACTTGCTTCATTAGCTAATTACGGCGGTTCCACACAAACCCACGCTTTACTACCAGGAAGTCCCGCCATTGATGCAGGTACAAACGCATCAGCTACAGACCAACGGGGTATTACTCGTCCCGTCAGCGGTACGGCAGACATCGGTGCTTTTGAATCGCAAGGTTTCACCGTCACTATTACAGGCGGTAACAATCAAAATACATTAGTCAATACTACTTTCACCAATCCTCTAAATTTAACAGTCAGTAGTGCATTTAGCGAACCAGTAGACGGCGGTCAAATCAGCTACACATTACCGGGTAGCGGTGCAAGTGCAACTATCAATACAAACCCTGCTACTATTGCTGGCGGTACGGTAAGCGTTAATGCTACTGCCAACGGTACTGCTGGCACTTATAGCGTTACAGCAGGAGGCAAAGGTATCGCTACTTCTGCAAATTATACCCTTACCAACAATCCCGATTTTGTTACCGTTAGCATTGATAGTCCTACAATTATCGAAGGAACTGGCGGTACAAAAAATCTCGCATTTACTATTAGTATTTCCGGTGCGACTACCGTTCCCGTAAGTGTAGATTACGGCACTGTAGACGCTTCTGCCAAAGCAGGTAGCGACTATACGACGACAACGGGAAACGTTAATTTTATTGTTGGAGGTTCCACTACTCAAACTGTTAATATTCCTATCACCACTGATAATACTAATGAAGCTGAAGAAACCTTACAAGTTCAACTCAGCAATGCTGTTAATGCCATAATTTCTCCTACAGCAGGAACTGGTACGGGTACTATTCAAAATGACGATATTCCCTCAGTTAGCATTACTCCTGTTAGCGGATTGGAAGGAACTGGCGTCGGTACAACTACTGCTAACTTTACTGTTAATTTATCTAACCCAACCGATATCCCCATCACGGTTAATTACAGCACCGCAAATGGTACTGCTAATTCACCAACAGATTACACTGCTGCCACTGGTACGCTTACCTTCGATAACTTAAGCGGAACATCGCAAAACATCGTAGTTAATATCACTCGCGACGACATCTACGAACCGGACGAAACTTTCACCGTTAATTTAACGAATACGGGTGCTAGTAATGCTACTGCCAGCGCAACGGGTACAATTACAAACGATGATTCCCTGCCGCAAATTTCGATCGGCGATGTCACGGTAACTGAAGGCAATTCCAGTACAACCAAAGCAACATTTACCGTTAAACTTTCTAACCCTAGTACTCAAGCAGTCACCGTAAATTATGCTACTTCTAACGGAACTGCTACCACCGCAGATAGCGATTACACGCCAATTTTATCTACACCGATTACTTTCGCAGCTGGGGAAACTGAAAAAACGATCGATATTCTCGTTAATGGCGATACTACATTTGAAACTGACGAAACTTTCAACGTCAATTTAACAGGCGCAAGTAACGCAACAATTTCAGATGCAACGGGTTTAGGAACCATCACCAACGATGACATCCAACCTACTATTTCCATTGATGATGTCACCGTCACCGAAGGGAATTCCGGCACAACTACCGCCACTTTTACCGTTACACTTTCTACTGCTAGCACCGAGACTGTTACTGTTAATTATGCCACTGCTGACGGGACTGCGAAAGCAACTGATTCAGATTACACTTCAATCCCCACTAATAGTGTTACTTTTGCGCCGGGAGAAACCAAAAAGACCATCGATGTTGCCATTACTGGTGACACTATATTTGAAGCTAACGAAACTTTCAACATCAATCTCAGCGGCGCTAATAATGCGACAATTGCCGATAATCAAGGTTTAGGAACCATCACTAACGACGATACTCAACCAACTATTAGCATTAACGATGTCAGTGTAGCAGAAGGAAATTCGGGAACTACAAAAGCAACCTTTACCGTTAAGCTTTCCAACGCCAGCAGCGAAACCGTTACAGTTAATTACGCTACTGCTGATGGAACGGCTACTATTGCAGATAGCGACTACACGGCGATTCCATCTACTACCTTGACATTGGCCGCCGGGGAAACTGAAAAAACGATCGATGTTTTCGTTAACAGCGATACTAAATTTGAAACTGACGAAACTTTTAACGTCAATTTAACGGGTGCAAATAACGCCACAATTGCAGACGCAACGGGTGTAGGAACCATTACTAATGACGATACCAAACCCACCGTCAGCATCAGTCCCACAAATATTACCAACCCTGAAGGCAATTCCGGGACAGCAGCTTACACTTACAACGTCACTCTTTCCAACGCCAGCAACCAAACAGTAACAGTCAATTACAGCACCAACGATGGAACTGCAACTGTTGCGGATAACGATTATATAGACAATGATGGAAATCTGACTTTTAATCCAGGCGACCCCTTAACTAAAACCATTACGGTTAACGTTAATAGTGATAGCAAATTCGAGTCTGATGAAAACTTTACTGTCAAATTAAATAGTGCTGCCAACGCTGATTTGGGTACTATAACCCAAGCAACAGGTACGATTACCAATGACGATATTCAACCTACCGTCGCCATTTCACCTGCCACAATTACTAATAATGAGGGGAATTCCGGAATCACAGCTTACACTTACACGATTACTCTTTCTAGTCCTACAAGTCAATCAGTTAACGTTAACTACAGCACCAACGACGGTACTGCAACTGTTGCGGATAACGATTATGCAGACAATGATGGAAACCTGATTTTTAATCCAGGTGACCCCTTAACTAAAACCATCACTGTTAACGTTAATGGCGATAACAAATTCGAGTCTGATGAAAATTTTACCGTTAGGCTAAATAGTGCTACCAACGCTACCATAGGTGCTAGTTTTCAAGCAACGGGTACGATTATAAATGACGATTCTCAACCGACAATTTCAATTAACGATGTTACCCACAGCGAAGGAAAATCTGGTAATACCAATTTCGACTTTACGGTAACTCTTTCTAGTGTTAGTTCTTTACCTGTTAGCGTTAGCTATAGTACCGCAGATGGAAGTGCTACAGCAGGCAGTGACTACAATCCTATTCCCGCTACTCAACTTACTTTTAATCCGGGAGAAACTTCTAAGACTATCTCGGTTGCTGTCAATGGCGACCCATTAATCGAAAGTGACGAAACCTTTTTTGTCAACTTATTTAATCCTACTAATGGGATAATAGCTGATAACCAAGGCGTTGGTACTATTACTAATGATGATAACGCGCCTACTGTCAGCAACATCGACAAATCAGGGAACGAAGACAGCGATATCAGTTTTAGCGTTGCCGACTTTACTAATAAATTCAGTGATGTTGATGGGGATAGCTTAAGCAAAATCAAAATTACTTCTCTTCCCAGCAATGGGACGCTGAATTTGGGTGGTAGCAATGTTACTGCAAACCAAGAAATTGTTGCTGGTGATTTAGGTAACCTGCGTTTTACTCCCAATGTTAACTGGAATGGTTCTACTAGTTTTGGTTGGAACGGGTTTGATGGTAATAACTATGCTAATAGTGGTGCAATTGTTAATTTAACAGTTAATCCCGTTAACGATGCGCCTTTCATTACTATTCCGATTACTAGTAAAACCGCCACTGTCAGTGACTTGTTCAACTTCACTTTTCCTGCTGATACTTTCCAAGATATTGATGTTGGCGATAACCTTAGTTACACTGCCACTTTAGTTAACGGTAATCCACTTCCAAATTGGTTATTTTTCAACCCGTTTACTCGAAATTTTGTTGGTATTCCTAACGCTAGTGATGTGGGAACTTTTACTCTTTTATTAACAGCGATTGATAATGCTGGTGCTAGCGTTACTAATCCATTTAATTTAACAGTTACTAATCCAGATCCTAATTGCTTTTGCGAACAAATTATTCGTCCTAGTTTGGATAGCCTCGCTGGACTAGATACCAACCCCAATTTAGTTGATATTACTCAATTCGGTACTAACGATAACGATACTTTAATGGGTACCGATGTGAGAGAAGAATTTTATGGTTTTGATGGGGACGATCTCTTATTAGGAAATGTTGGTACGGATAACTTAATTGGTAATTTCGGTAACGATACTTCTTTTGGTGGTGGCGATCGCGATTGGATATCCGGCAATTCTGGCGACGACATCATCAACGGTAACGAAGGCAATGACATCATCAACGGTAACGAAGGTAACGATATTGCCAGAGGGGGAGAAGGTAACGACTTAGTACGGGGAGGTCAAAATGATGACATTTTATGGGGAGATTTAGGAGATGATACGCTGGGTG
Proteins encoded in this window:
- a CDS encoding translocation/assembly module TamB domain-containing protein yields the protein MTNSPNSDNQANRRVWLLWLSRTGMAFGVILLVGVAAGAWWAWMFIQEQLAPLVERNLTQTLKRPVSLGRVESFSLNSLRFGRSELPATATDADRASTEAVEVQFNIIDLLLTRTLELDLTLISPDVYIEQDEQNRWIATQIGTQEGQGPITTKLDSVGLRNAKVVLVPNPKPGNKRIPVGINDLGGNAQFLDNNQRIRFDLAGKLVTGGNFNIAGEHLPPSQQTNIQLQGQNLLANELDRLLKLPLDLRAGRVDGNLNVRYNPNAPLFLTGTANLQDITAGIRQLPTPLTLVNGMLRFNGQIVALEKVSALFGQIPLEATGGLHTQKGYDIAAQIPSIPIANIVQTLNLKPPVPVNGQVKAGIKLTGPIQAPVLLGEFATTSPTLVDKLTFSSLGARFALAPTSNELAIANIDAKPAVGGQITGKGQIKLGQQGGLVFDLQAQNVPAEPIAQLYGTNIPAGIKIGNVTAKAQVFGPLNDIRTVARWQAPQATYAGSGEIIVARGQTVLRDATFNVPGGTVQAAAAIGGGKWELLVETPRLPVSSVLALTQTGTEGRGQGAGEQADIPLPIRQGVISGRAKLNGNQGSFALGDIQAIAEGNLQAAGGNIQLRRGALQSGRWQALVTTSGVQLSRFPQTPQQLQGATFNNGQFQLAGTVDSFALPDIQAIGKGTLNVAGGNLQILQAGLRNGNWEAIVSANSINLSRFAQIPPQVQSAFNGRFRLAGNLQSSDINNIKAIGEGNIQIAGGRVQIRQLQLNEGNLQALVNASGVQLGRFPQVPPQLRGSFSGDLKVAGNLDNLTAPEGQQPLSQIEAIARGNLQIAGGNIQIQQAQLTQGNWRALVGVSNVQIARFPQVPNQLQGSFTGRAVISGNLDTLTPQPNESPLNQIEAAAEGTLQIAGGNVRIQQAVLNQGNWEALIAASGVQLARLPQVPAQFRGTFNGRAKLAGNIATLTTPSKESPLSQIQAIAEGNLRFPSGNLQIRQAQLERGNWQANVVASNVQLGNFPQVPKQFQGAFSGQLLLAGNLDTFTATPNRSPLSQIQAAVREGNLQIAGGNIQIRQAELNKGNLQADVSLSQVQLDRFNQQLRGRISGDLQFAGNVNALTARGSSPLPDIKAAGQISLSQGVAAINGPLTASFQWNGTQLLIQQASAPGLNASGIVAANFNRNGTPNITAVDLNVNARDFNLQTLPIQLPNNINVAGRVDFNGRISGTPNAPNAAGDLQLRNFAIDGLAFDPVLRGNVQVTAAGGVRLDIAGTEDRIAVELDRNYSPVSFIVRRDGALAQGRKEGDLLLVNVESFPIATLTSLAQRLGQVPNQLANQPITGQLSGNFAVNLEQRTVSGSNVAIAQPTIGELKADLVSADSLSYANGITEINNARLQQGESVYNLNARITPTDFVARVQIDEGKIQNVLATLNLFNLRTGAASRGGFASARNLELVPVGIPNAPLISQLRRFSEIEALLAQQRTRREQASPIPDIAELKGDFRGTIAISGDLPNSTATLPNDLRVSFDFSGDNWQLGDYRAEKVVAQGSLENGALRFNPVQLQLNGASLAFSGIVGVQQQSGQLIVQNFPVELLNNFVALPVAVTGKLNGVADLKGTLENPEINGDLTLVQGTLNGTQVQSAKAEFTYDDARLTFNSQIAIQQNQPILIAGSVPYQLPFSSVQPDNNLISLDVNVQNEGLGLLNLLTRRQVQWKAGQGNAQLQVRGTLSEPQITGIAQVQNATLEAVALPEPLTDVRGTVRFEGDRIIVDNVAGKFSQGAVTAQGIIPISRALSQPAQNLANPLTVNLNQLGINLKGLYRGGVNGNLVVTGAALEPRISGVLQLSNGEIFLGERNPQVTTVSQTTAANQPTSGTLSSPVLELNDLQLILQDNVRVTRPPLFSFVANGNLTVNGLLNDLRPQGTIQLRRGEVNLFVTQFSLDRGYEQTATFTPEYGLDPILDVRLATTVPEVTGSRLPASPISSEIADVPTTGFFGSVETVRVVARVEGLASQLADSLELTSTPPRSESEIVALIGGGFVQNLGRGDSTLGLANLAGSALLSNQQVQGTITAIGQAIGLSELRLFPTAITSDRDGRTRGSTLGLAAEAVIDITDSLSASVSKVITTQQPFRYNLRYRVNPNILLRGSTDLSGDTRALIEYEKRF
- a CDS encoding sugar ABC transporter permease, giving the protein MRKQLTPYVFLLPALLILVLTVFWPVCQAFYLSLTNYIDLSQSPQWIGLANYRRLLADRVFWQTLGNTLLYLVCVVPILVVFPLGLAILVNQKLRGINWFRAFYYTPVIISMVVAGIAWKWLYAENGLLNQMLAQIGLKDGIPWLTSPKWAIYSVMAVTIWKGLGYYMIIYLAGLQSISNELYEAAAIDGSDGIRKHLDITVPLMKPYLFLVAVISAISATKVFEEVYIMTQGGPRNSSKTIVYYLYEQAFQNLEISYACTIGLVLFLVILGLSILNLKLSNLPNRIN